In Rhopalosiphum padi isolate XX-2018 chromosome 3, ASM2088224v1, whole genome shotgun sequence, the genomic stretch ACCATACTACATACTGACTTCCATTTAAGTGTTAATGGAATAACAAGTAGGTACATGTAGTAGACCTCGTTCATATGTCATCTTTTTCATTCTGAAATCAACCCATGGATAAAAACAACTAGGTTCATTTGTTTACTTTAAAACAGTAAGTGCAATCATTACCAAGTTGAACAACCAACAACTGAATAGTTGCTAcagaataagtaaatatattaaatattaaactaaagtTGCCATAAATAAACCTTAAAATtccttcatttaaaaatattaaaataatattaacaattgcCATATTAACCTACTTATCTCacttagtaatataaaaattgaaagaaatgtattgttaattttGCTATATCATCTCAAAACattgtaagtaaaattataatgttatgctataacaaataattaaataatacatgattcatattaaaaactcaatttaatatattttatctgtataaaacatttatttaatttactatgctaaataaacaaatttgtatttttagtttaattgttattataaaaaatatgattttaacaaaattttgaatgtagaataaaaataaatatatttaagtattaatagaaaatactttttcatataatatattaataatcattcaaTAGCATTTAGcagtatatacatttaacatacatttctAAACAAgagcattattaaatatttatacataaaaataatcctGCCTAAAATAGTTAACCTTTAAAAGTCAATGGCAACTCTAGCTCCTACAATACAATTCTAATTGGAAATTTAAGTCAAATGGAccaacattaattaaatataacctttatgaatataatgtgatatattGCATATACTTATTTAGATATCTTTatcatattaaacaaattatttttaaattaataattaaaaagagcttttaaattatttatcattgtattaaatgagatgtataaataatagtaagaaaaataaactgCACAATTGTCtgaaacaaatgttttaaaattacaaaaatcaatttatgatttattacaattaaatttttaatatttacatttaatgtaattttaggATTTGACTTAAACTTCCAAAGTTcactttttaaatcttttatgtcgtttataaataaaaattatgtatgcaaaattaaatcataCGAACCATTGTAAATGCaggatatttttcttttatatgtaaaaaatatttgaatactccacttaattacattattttataatataattttttatctaaaaaaaaaaaccaaattaacaTTAGTAGGTAGTAGATACATaattctaaacaaaaatatagaaaactGAAGATATTTGTAGTTTCTGTATCATATACTTAAACTTATAACAGGTATAAAGGTATAAGTAAGTCAGATCCAAAatctaaatcattaaaaaaaaataaaaaatgtgtatcttatgaaattaattataaactattactaacaattttatattttaggtgtagttaaaaatgtatcgtAAGCTTTATTATATGACCTGTACGGTGCTAACATACAActattcatgtataataataatgtaatataatatctatacgaCCATACATCTTTAATAACCTATCTACCTTATACTCAAATAATAACAGAATTAAATATTGAgacagaattattattattaaaatatagtattggcATTGGGTACTGTTTAACGTACTTAAGTGTATAATCAACAAACCTACTTAATAAATTTGGTCATTTCGAAtttgtttaaagaaaaaacacCCCAAGCCAATGaactatatcaataatatgGTGCAAACTACAGCtttgctattatttttactcGAGTCTAGgtaagtaaattttttaattatgtatttatgacgaggtatatgaatatatattttgagtatatattcatatacctCGTCATATATGATGTTAAAACGGGACCTATTAAATCAAtggatatttgtaattttacaaGTAAATAAAATCTACATGAACATAAACGGTATCACTATTCAATACAATTTACTCACAATTCTATACTTCAGCAAAAATGCATACAAAATGTTTgctattttcattaaatttacaaCAGAACTATGTATTTcgcaattaatttttcttactaCCACAATGCCGACAGTTACTTTGCTACTAAATGAAAACGGGATACCATAACTCCATTCAATCTATAAGCTGGTGTTTAGTGTGAGTAATACATTGAAATGTAAATTCTGGTTATACCTTATTATGATGTGgtttataaaacgtattttgaGAGGCCTAGGCGAGAACATAAACTGATCAGTCAAACAGATCTAcgttaataacaacaataataataatagtaataataataatggacaaGCCAACTACTGCACTGTTTATAGTTACCGGCAATCTTTCTTTCATAGTGAAAGCGGATACGCAGAACGAGAATCCGTTGATCCGCGGCAAAACTCTCTGCTGTGCCGTTCGCAATCGACGATAGACGGGACAGACGAGCAGTGAACACTCGGAATTCGGATGCTCGAAAAGACGCCAAAGACGGGTGACTAGAACGCGCCAAGAACGTATGTTGTATCGAACGCTGAACGAACAGCGATCACTAGCGTTCTTTTCTAATACTAGTCAGACAGTTACTACCAAGCGTTAATGCGTTCATAAATTCGTATACAAGAAAATTACGATGAtactacaaaaataacaatattcttCTGTTTATGATAAGAATATTTCAGTGGTTCCCAAAAGTCGCGTTGCTCACTTTCACAAGCCATGTCGATCAATGATTAACTACAACTGTATTATTACCGCGGCGCGCACATGATAATATAGAGCGAATATGTCCCGGGGAAGTCTTTTAATTATCGAGTGTATTGAAACAGAAATACGGAATGGCTAAACCGAACCGTCTGAACCTTACACTGTGGTCTGCGACTGTACTACTGTTGTAGTAGTTGCCTGTTGGAGTGTCCATTTTGTGCTTAGATCGTATACCCAGATGATAAATATGTAACAAGTAACTTTGCGCATGCGCGCATCGAGCACCTAATAAAGAGACCCGTCGCTCatattggcaaaaaaaaaaatacgcagtGGCCTCCATccacagtattattatatatatattattattatgaactaaGATTTTATGACTTTATGGTGTTGAAAGTAAGACGAATTGCACAGTGGTACCGAAAAGAGAATAATATCAGTCGTCATCACAGAATACTgattgtcatttttattatcagttttttaaaattttacaaacacgattttaaataatataaatcaatattaccaAATATATTGTAGGcagtttcaaaataaaatacattataaaaaaaaattgtataatagcttattatttttaattgatatacctatatttgataataaattattaacaaatacaaGTACTACATTTgtagtaattaatttacttatattaaatacaaactttttttgtttatggcaatttacatttacataataatgatgTTATCCATTTCCAAATGCATTAGATTTCTACTTGAtgaaaaaatatgaatgaaaatGACCAGcggtcattagtcattacaataTTCCTAGTCAATTATGTAGTATTAATTTCACTGAAAACAACAGAATTcctattcaaaaataatgttattattgatggtattttaattatttattttataaggaaTGGCCATTATTTTTATCTGAATTTCTCTATTAGACTAAATTATTTTCtgacaatattatgaattctgACCTACTAATGGAACAAATCAAgtctcaaattattaataataaatctactCAAGATGTAGGATATAATCTAAAAGATTTAGTAGTTAATTTACACGTTGAAGGTGTGATTGATGAAGATTTAGAACTTTCAAACTTTGATTGGACATAATTTTTGCagtattattctttaataattaatatgacttTATGACATATTTTGGTGTTACACATTAGTAAGATTGAGATAACACAACAGTTATTGCATCCTCTTAATACTTAAAGAGTACAATTaagttttttgatttatttgtacGGGTGAatactctatattatttttaaatatttaatttaaacaagtaACAATTTTGAGATCAAATTGCtgtgttaataatgtaataatattgtcttttatttttcatagttgCTAATCGACATCAGAATGATGActtatgaatacaattttgaaatcaCTTGCGAACAATAGGTACTGCAATCTTTGTTagtgataaaaatgaatatagttTAACCATATAAAGTAACAAAAATCATggctaatataaaaattggtttAATGCAAATTCTTTgggaatacattttaatagaacACGCTATAATTCTTTTTCCTTTAAAAAAGTTagaagttttaattttcaaaaatccattgaaatgcatgataaaaatatcaagaaaaaaattaacttgtaactGCATTTTATGTTAATGAGATGTAAACTCAGTTAGGTAACAAtagataaatacttaaaacataATCATCATATTggatttaacttaaaaaaaatgatgggGCATGTTCTGTAAGTTTAAAAcactaaatagtatttttagccCTAAGATAACACCCTTggcaatttaaatttagtattttagtgttaatattaattgtaggtgGGTTGTATTCTGTATTTGGCCACTGATCATAAAGTAGTTCACCATGCCACTGTCATAACTTAAATtagttttactaatatttactgAATAAGGACTTGATTATAAATGTGGttacatattaggtatataataattttcttaactttgttttatatacatctTCTAATGCATAATATCACTGTTTCCATTATAACAATACTTGACctcatgttttaaaattaaaacaaagattttatattggtatataaaattgaatattgattttattgtattatgttactGTTGTCTTTTAATATGAATGTTTAatcttttaccttttttttatttgaaacttaGTTCTcttcagttaattattttataataacattcttcaagtttttttttttttaatttaatgataaatgctCTCTAACTTGAACATATCATGGGGGTCCTAAGTACGCTACTGTCagaatatatctattttttatttctttcattACTTTaacttatctatattttatttctacccTTATACCTGGATCTTATTTCACtgattgttttcaaaattattcatccAAAATTTCATATAAGATCTTCAAaactatgttaatatttttaattcaacacaatacaattgtttttaaatttttaaattaaatagatgatgcaatttatttcaaaactgtACACAGAGGAAgctgtataattaaatttgttgtgtacataatttattatcataaagattaaaatatattacatttttattattttaaaaaaatgagtaactataataaaataaattataatttacatttttttccatatatacaatgtatttgaTTCTAATGACattgcaatttaaattataattgtaaaatacatattttattagttattaagttatttagttatactattatacattatgtggATCGATTAACagtaataacttttttagttaattcatgtacataaatttatagaaaaaagaaTCAGCATATAACAATAGCAATCTGATAAGAAACAATgtagaatatataaaatgtttagttgaatattgtattatggctttaagtaatttatttattaacgtaACTAAGTTATTTaagctaatatttattatttgttagataattaatttttatgtgaatggttattgaaatataaatatgaaaaataaacttttttttgtaataatgttaattCTGCCTTCTTTACACTACTCAATGGTTCGAATATTAAACCATGatcatttatcaaatttaagatCTCAAACTTCTTCTATCATGTAAGTTCTAGAAAAATAAACACTAGTTAAGTTTTTCTATCAAAGTATGATTTTCTCCATAAATATAGGAATCAACTTTCTAAATCAAATACAcccataaataataactattatttacaagCTGAATCACTCACAAAAGAAATgggtaattacatattaattaatatggtgttgaaaaatgtataaactaaatattcataaatgtaGTAtgccaataataaaatgtactcaaaatatttatcaataacttTACAGAAATGTTTAAAGATTATGTTGAAAACACTTTACTTAATATGACAGATAATAAAGAACAGAAATATTCAGgagattatattttgaataatgattTCGAATTTAAAAACAGCGATAAATCACAAGAACAGTAGAcacaaaaaattacttttaaaacattattcataaattatttaagcaattttttttcagCAATGTAATGGTATTTTCTAGCACAAATTCTCCACTAAACCATAAAAATGAACCAAAACATGAATCTAAGTACAATGATTCCCAAACAgacaatttaagtaaatatgtttatatttgctTTAATAAATGTAGATATTACAAATATGCCTCACACTTAATACTAAGaacttaaataacttattatttttctgtaatataaatgtatttagataa encodes the following:
- the LOC132924460 gene encoding uncharacterized protein LOC132924460, producing MKNKLFFVIMLILPSLHYSMVRILNHDHLSNLRSQTSSIINVMVFSSTNSPLNHKNEPKHESKYNDSQTDNLNNILDSIKRRITNITKIKNKTSTISPTEKPKVKLNNQCFHQGELCAYCNSNYCKFDEENAKHWCFKYCKSCKCC